In Nocardioides dokdonensis FR1436, the following are encoded in one genomic region:
- a CDS encoding LUD domain-containing protein — MSRTFVGMPAFPEAARAALGDTQLRHNLAHATGVIRAKRAGVVAELEHAGIWEDLRLAGAAVKQRALDDLATHLETLERTLTAAGAVVHWARDAAEANAVVAEVARAHGADEVVKVKSMATQEIGLNEALEAEGVAAWETDLAELIVQLGEDLPSHILVPAIHRNRAEIREIFLRRMADVGRPAPADLTDDPAVLAGAAREHLREKFLRARVGVSGANFAVAETGTLVVVESEGNGRMCLTLPEVLISVVGIEKVVPTWGELDPLLRLLPRSATGERMNPYTSTWSGRTPGDGPQEVHVVLLDNGRTRALADDTGRQALRCIRCSACLNVCPVYERTGGHAYGSVYPGPIGAILNPLLHGTGDEQTDSLPYASTLCGACFEACPVRIDIPEVLVHLRSEVVDAHRGDRLPSAEALAMRAAGWAFADASRLGRVEKAAGLSGRVLSRLSRTTLPGGRSGVGRLPGPGAAAWTGARDLPTPPAESFRAWWARTDGGRTEGGEVQGRGAAGAVSQQPDPVAERLPAHRSPAAAAPAVAPRASAAREEILGRVRAALAEVEPTPTPVEAPRMRHGDASQVLDLFADRVADYRAVVERVAAADLADHLAGLFAPTDRVVVPDGLGEDLLSRLAAQAQLVRDDALTAADLDAVDAVVTTATVGIAETGTIVLDHGPGQGRRALSLVPDRHVCVVRADQVVPDVPDAVHRLAAAVREGRALTWISGPSATSDIELDRVEGVHGPRRLHVLLVD; from the coding sequence GTGAGCCGCACCTTCGTCGGCATGCCTGCCTTCCCCGAGGCCGCGCGGGCGGCGCTCGGCGACACCCAGCTGCGCCACAACCTGGCGCACGCGACCGGGGTGATCCGCGCCAAGCGAGCCGGGGTGGTGGCCGAGCTCGAGCACGCCGGGATCTGGGAGGACCTGCGCCTGGCCGGGGCCGCGGTCAAGCAGCGTGCGCTGGACGACCTGGCCACCCACCTGGAGACCCTCGAACGCACCCTCACCGCGGCCGGTGCCGTCGTGCACTGGGCCCGCGACGCCGCCGAGGCGAACGCGGTCGTGGCCGAGGTCGCCCGGGCCCACGGGGCCGACGAGGTCGTCAAGGTCAAGTCGATGGCCACCCAGGAGATCGGCCTCAACGAGGCCCTCGAGGCGGAGGGCGTCGCGGCCTGGGAGACCGACCTGGCCGAGCTGATCGTGCAGCTCGGCGAGGACCTGCCCAGCCACATCCTGGTGCCGGCGATCCACCGCAACCGCGCGGAGATCCGTGAGATCTTCCTGCGTCGGATGGCCGACGTGGGCCGCCCCGCCCCGGCCGACCTCACCGACGACCCTGCCGTCCTGGCCGGCGCCGCGCGCGAGCACCTGCGCGAGAAGTTCCTGCGGGCCCGCGTGGGCGTCTCGGGCGCGAACTTCGCGGTCGCGGAGACCGGGACGCTGGTGGTGGTGGAGTCGGAGGGCAACGGCCGCATGTGCCTGACCCTGCCCGAGGTGCTCATCAGCGTGGTGGGCATCGAGAAGGTGGTGCCGACCTGGGGCGAGCTGGACCCGCTGCTGCGGCTGCTGCCGCGCTCCGCGACCGGTGAGCGGATGAACCCCTACACCTCCACCTGGTCCGGGCGCACGCCCGGCGACGGGCCGCAGGAGGTGCACGTGGTGCTCCTCGACAACGGCCGCACCCGCGCCCTGGCCGACGACACCGGCCGCCAGGCGCTGCGCTGCATCCGCTGCTCGGCCTGCCTCAACGTCTGCCCGGTCTACGAGCGCACCGGCGGGCACGCCTACGGCTCGGTCTACCCCGGCCCGATCGGGGCGATCCTCAACCCGCTGCTGCACGGGACCGGTGACGAGCAGACCGACTCGCTGCCCTACGCCTCGACGCTGTGCGGCGCCTGCTTCGAGGCCTGCCCGGTCCGCATCGACATCCCCGAGGTGCTGGTGCACCTGCGCAGCGAGGTCGTCGACGCGCACCGCGGCGACCGGCTCCCGAGCGCCGAGGCGCTGGCCATGCGAGCCGCCGGCTGGGCGTTCGCGGACGCCTCCCGGCTGGGTCGGGTGGAGAAGGCCGCCGGACTGTCGGGGCGGGTCCTCTCCCGCCTCTCGCGTACGACGCTCCCCGGCGGGCGGTCGGGCGTAGGACGTCTGCCCGGGCCGGGCGCCGCCGCCTGGACCGGTGCCCGCGACCTCCCCACCCCGCCCGCCGAGTCGTTCCGCGCCTGGTGGGCCCGCACCGACGGTGGGCGCACCGAGGGTGGCGAGGTCCAGGGGCGTGGGGCGGCCGGGGCGGTGAGCCAGCAACCGGACCCGGTCGCCGAACGGTTGCCAGCCCACCGCTCACCCGCCGCCGCAGCACCCGCCGTCGCACCCCGTGCGTCGGCCGCGCGTGAGGAGATCCTGGGCCGGGTCCGGGCCGCGCTGGCCGAGGTGGAGCCGACGCCGACCCCGGTCGAGGCGCCGCGGATGCGGCACGGCGACGCCAGCCAGGTGCTCGACCTCTTCGCCGACCGGGTCGCGGACTACCGGGCCGTGGTGGAGCGGGTCGCGGCCGCCGACCTGGCCGACCACCTGGCGGGGCTCTTCGCGCCCACCGACCGGGTCGTCGTACCGGACGGGCTGGGTGAGGACCTGCTCTCCCGGCTGGCCGCCCAGGCCCAGCTGGTGCGCGACGACGCGCTGACGGCGGCCGACCTCGACGCGGTCGACGCCGTGGTGACCACCGCGACGGTCGGGATCGCCGAGACCGGCACGATCGTGCTCGACCACGGCCCCGGCCAGGGGCGGCGCGCGCTCAGCCTGGTCCCCGACCGGCACGTGTGCGTGGTGCGCGCCGACCAGGTCGTCCCGGACGTGCCTGACGCGGTGCACCGGCTCGCGGCTGCGGTGCGCGAGGGTCGGGCGCTGACCTGGATCAGCGGACCCTCCGCGACCAGCGACATCGAGCTCGACCGGGTCGAGGGCGTGCACGGCCCGCGCCGCCTCCACGTGCTGCTGGTCGACTGA
- the upp gene encoding uracil phosphoribosyltransferase: MRTHVVDHPLVTHKLTTLREESTDSPTFRALTDELVTLLAYEATRDVRVTTVEIQTPVSAATGVRLASPKPLVVPILRAGLGMLDGMMRLLPTAEVGFLGMVRNEETLEASTYAERLPDDLSGRQCYVLDPMLATGGTLAAAIRFLTDRGADHITAICLLAAPEGCERLAADLENIDVPVTIVTAAMDERLNEKGYIVPGLGDAGDRLYGVAH, encoded by the coding sequence ATGCGCACCCACGTCGTGGACCACCCTCTCGTCACCCACAAGCTCACCACGCTGCGGGAGGAGAGCACCGACTCCCCGACGTTCCGGGCGCTCACCGACGAGCTGGTCACGCTGCTGGCCTACGAGGCGACCCGCGACGTGCGCGTCACGACCGTCGAGATCCAGACCCCCGTCTCCGCCGCGACCGGCGTGCGCCTGGCCTCGCCGAAGCCCCTGGTGGTGCCGATCCTGCGCGCCGGGCTCGGCATGCTCGACGGGATGATGCGCCTGCTGCCCACCGCCGAGGTCGGCTTCCTGGGCATGGTGCGCAACGAGGAGACGCTCGAGGCGTCGACGTACGCCGAGCGGCTGCCCGACGACCTGTCCGGGCGCCAGTGCTACGTCCTCGACCCGATGCTGGCCACCGGCGGCACCCTCGCCGCGGCGATCCGCTTCCTCACCGACCGCGGCGCCGACCACATCACCGCGATCTGCCTGCTCGCCGCCCCCGAGGGCTGCGAGCGGCTCGCGGCCGACCTCGAGAACATCGACGTGCCGGTCACCATCGTGACCGCCGCGATGGACGAGCGGCTCAACGAGAAGGGCTACATCGTCCCCGGCCTCGGTGACGCCGGCGACCGCCTGTACGGCGTGGCTCACTGA
- a CDS encoding gamma carbonic anhydrase family protein — MNLFEFEGKRPTVHPEAWVAPTATLIGDVSVEKGASIWYGAVVRADVCSIVVREGTNVQDNSVLHAAPGEHLVVGPNATIGHACVVHCAEVGEQALIGNGSTLLDGARVGAGTLVAAGSVVTPGTVIPAGVVAAGVPCKVVKPIEGTSSQQWVEHNAAGYQELARHHAASAHRIDG; from the coding sequence GTGAACCTCTTCGAGTTCGAGGGCAAGCGCCCCACCGTGCACCCCGAGGCCTGGGTGGCCCCCACCGCGACCCTGATCGGCGACGTGAGCGTCGAGAAGGGCGCCAGCATCTGGTACGGCGCCGTCGTGCGCGCCGACGTCTGCTCGATCGTGGTGCGCGAGGGCACCAACGTGCAGGACAACTCGGTGCTGCACGCGGCCCCCGGCGAGCACCTCGTCGTCGGGCCGAACGCCACCATCGGCCACGCCTGCGTCGTGCACTGCGCCGAGGTCGGCGAGCAGGCGCTGATCGGCAACGGCTCCACGCTCCTGGACGGCGCCCGGGTCGGCGCGGGCACGCTCGTCGCGGCCGGCTCGGTCGTCACGCCGGGCACCGTGATCCCCGCCGGCGTCGTGGCCGCCGGTGTCCCCTGCAAGGTCGTCAAGCCGATCGAGGGCACCAGCTCGCAGCAGTGGGTGGAGCACAACGCCGCCGGCTACCAGGAGCTCGCCCGCCACCACGCCGCCTCCGCCCACCGCATCGACGGCTGA
- a CDS encoding tRNA adenosine deaminase-associated protein: MADQIDDVDFALAAYRTDGEWVVAELTHDHLEDVDVLSAALRRFPGDTGTLGLVAIDEDFFVIVRVAGTSTRLLLSDVTAADEWELAASVLDFLRLPDPEDDDEPEPAGEVGLLADLGVPAATMAELIDDEDLYPDELLSEVARRIGFGELFDDVVGLTSA; encoded by the coding sequence ATGGCCGACCAGATCGACGATGTCGACTTCGCGCTCGCTGCCTACCGCACGGACGGGGAGTGGGTGGTCGCCGAGCTGACCCACGACCACCTCGAGGACGTCGACGTGCTGTCCGCGGCGCTGCGTCGCTTCCCCGGTGACACCGGCACCCTGGGTCTGGTCGCGATCGACGAGGACTTCTTCGTGATCGTCCGGGTCGCCGGGACCAGCACGAGGCTGCTGCTCTCCGACGTGACCGCCGCGGACGAGTGGGAGCTGGCCGCCTCGGTGCTGGACTTCCTGCGCCTGCCCGACCCCGAGGACGACGACGAGCCCGAGCCGGCCGGCGAGGTCGGCCTGCTCGCCGACCTCGGCGTCCCCGCCGCCACGATGGCCGAGCTCATCGACGACGAGGACCTCTACCCCGACGAGCTGCTCTCGGAGGTGGCGCGCCGGATCGGCTTCGGCGAGCTCTTCGACGACGTGGTCGGCCTCACCTCGGCGTGA
- a CDS encoding (Fe-S)-binding protein yields the protein MGTAERASGLRVALSVTCVNDAMFPETGKAVVRLLRRLGVEVDFPQAQTCCAQPMVNTGYLDEAVPVVRTYVDAFAGYDAIVTPSGSCAGSARHQHALVASRAAASGRDPGLVGAVAAAPPTYELSELLVDVLGVVDVGAYFPHTVTYHPTCHSLRMLGVGDRPTRLLQAVRGLRLRALPGAEECCGFGGTFAVKNADTSVAMGADKARHVRASGAEVLVAGDNSCLMHIGGVLSRQRSGVRVVHLAEILASTEEGP from the coding sequence GTGGGCACCGCTGAGCGCGCCTCCGGGCTGCGGGTGGCGCTGAGCGTGACCTGCGTCAACGACGCGATGTTCCCCGAGACCGGCAAGGCCGTCGTGCGGCTGCTGCGCCGCCTGGGCGTCGAGGTCGACTTCCCGCAGGCCCAGACCTGCTGCGCCCAGCCGATGGTCAACACCGGCTACCTCGACGAGGCCGTGCCGGTGGTGCGCACCTACGTCGACGCCTTCGCCGGGTACGACGCGATCGTCACCCCGAGCGGGTCGTGTGCCGGGTCGGCGCGCCACCAGCACGCGCTCGTGGCAAGCCGGGCCGCGGCGAGCGGTCGGGACCCGGGCCTGGTCGGGGCCGTCGCGGCCGCGCCGCCGACGTACGAGCTCAGCGAGCTCCTCGTCGACGTGCTCGGCGTGGTCGACGTCGGCGCGTACTTCCCGCACACCGTGACCTACCACCCGACCTGCCACTCGCTGCGGATGCTCGGTGTGGGGGACCGCCCGACCCGGCTGCTGCAGGCGGTGCGCGGGCTGCGGCTGCGCGCGCTGCCGGGCGCGGAGGAGTGCTGCGGCTTCGGCGGCACGTTCGCGGTGAAGAACGCCGACACCTCGGTCGCGATGGGCGCCGACAAGGCGCGCCACGTGCGCGCGAGCGGCGCGGAGGTGCTCGTCGCCGGCGACAACAGCTGCCTGATGCACATCGGGGGAGTCCTGTCGCGGCAGCGCTCGGGGGTCCGGGTGGTGCACCTGGCCGAGATCCTGGCCAGCACGGAGGAGGGCCCGTGA
- a CDS encoding ABC transporter permease: protein MSTTITTSGTSSSNRHVWRAVAAREISTQARSKTFLLSAGFLAAGLVALIVVLSIVSGRETTRQVAVVDELGAAAVTQAAPMARDLDDGLTLEATRSSSADEAEQAVRDHDVDLALLPTAAGGYELVGDDDLAGAAAQALTAATTDLLTRRNADQQDVDLDALARGVQVDERLLDPGPDDAGLREAAALVLVVLFFVTAITFGMAMAATVTQEKESRVVEILAAAVPIRALLWGKVVGTSVLALAQTLLLVAIGVAALLVTGQGDALGVLGGAIAWYVVFFVLGFVTLASLWSVAGSLAGRQQDLQGTTAPLQVLLMAPYFVSIMAGESVQTVFSMLPVVSTMVMPARLAQGPVPGWQLALAVGLTVLAAVLLVRVSARVYERTLLQTDRRISFAEALRQAR from the coding sequence ATGAGCACCACCATCACGACGTCCGGCACGTCGTCCAGCAACCGGCACGTGTGGCGCGCGGTCGCCGCCCGCGAGATCAGCACCCAGGCCCGCAGCAAGACGTTCCTGCTCAGCGCCGGCTTCCTGGCCGCCGGGCTCGTGGCGCTGATCGTCGTGCTCAGCATCGTCTCCGGGCGCGAGACGACCCGCCAAGTCGCAGTCGTCGACGAGCTCGGCGCAGCCGCGGTGACGCAGGCGGCGCCGATGGCCCGCGACCTCGACGACGGGCTGACCCTCGAGGCCACCCGATCCTCCTCGGCGGACGAGGCCGAGCAGGCGGTGCGCGACCACGACGTCGACCTGGCGCTGCTGCCCACCGCCGCGGGCGGCTACGAGCTGGTCGGTGACGACGACCTCGCGGGCGCCGCCGCGCAGGCACTCACCGCGGCCACCACCGACCTGCTCACCCGGCGCAACGCCGACCAGCAGGACGTCGACCTCGACGCGCTGGCCCGCGGCGTCCAGGTCGACGAGCGGCTGCTCGACCCCGGCCCCGACGACGCCGGGCTGCGCGAGGCCGCCGCGCTCGTCCTCGTGGTGCTCTTCTTCGTCACCGCCATCACCTTCGGCATGGCGATGGCCGCCACCGTGACGCAGGAGAAGGAGAGCCGGGTGGTGGAGATCCTGGCCGCCGCCGTGCCGATCCGGGCCCTGCTGTGGGGCAAGGTCGTGGGCACCAGCGTGCTCGCCCTCGCCCAGACCCTGCTGCTGGTGGCCATCGGGGTGGCCGCTCTGCTGGTCACCGGGCAGGGCGACGCGCTGGGCGTGCTCGGCGGCGCCATCGCCTGGTACGTCGTCTTCTTCGTGCTCGGCTTCGTGACCCTGGCCAGCCTGTGGTCGGTCGCCGGGTCGCTGGCCGGGCGCCAGCAGGACCTCCAGGGCACCACTGCCCCGCTGCAGGTGCTGCTGATGGCGCCCTACTTCGTGTCGATCATGGCCGGCGAGAGCGTGCAGACCGTCTTCTCGATGCTGCCGGTGGTCAGCACGATGGTGATGCCGGCCCGCCTGGCCCAGGGCCCGGTGCCCGGCTGGCAGCTGGCGCTGGCGGTCGGGCTCACCGTGCTCGCCGCGGTCCTGCTGGTGCGGGTCTCCGCCCGTGTCTACGAGCGCACCCTGCTGCAGACCGACCGCCGGATCTCGTTCGCCGAGGCGTTGCGGCAGGCGCGCTGA
- a CDS encoding AAA family ATPase: protein MSWFTSPADAADRLGATGYLTDAATATTTFLAGALEKPLLIEGPAGVGKTELAKAVARSCGADLVRLQCYEGLDEARALYEWNYKKQLLRIQANQGSDATWDETHDDIFTDEFLLTRPLLTAIRREEPTVLLIDEVDKTDVEVEGLLLEVLSDFQVTIPEMGTVTAVRRPFVVLTSNATRELSEAVKRRCLYLHLDYPDSEREREIVLSQVPGLQEAVAAQLVDMVARLRELELKKAPSIAESIDWARTLIALEIDDLDDDAVNATLGVVLKHVSDQERAVKELRLTRPVRTAGAAR, encoded by the coding sequence ATGAGCTGGTTCACCTCTCCCGCCGACGCCGCCGACCGCCTCGGCGCGACCGGCTACCTCACCGACGCAGCCACCGCGACGACGACGTTCCTCGCGGGGGCGCTGGAGAAGCCGCTGCTCATCGAGGGGCCGGCGGGGGTCGGGAAGACCGAGCTGGCCAAGGCCGTCGCGCGCTCGTGCGGCGCCGACCTGGTGCGGCTGCAGTGCTACGAGGGGCTCGACGAGGCGCGCGCGCTCTACGAGTGGAACTACAAGAAGCAGCTGCTGCGCATCCAGGCCAACCAGGGCAGCGACGCCACCTGGGACGAGACCCACGACGACATCTTCACCGACGAGTTCCTGCTGACCCGGCCGCTGCTGACCGCGATCCGCCGCGAGGAGCCGACCGTGCTGCTCATCGACGAGGTCGACAAGACCGACGTCGAGGTCGAGGGCCTGCTGCTGGAGGTGCTCTCCGACTTCCAGGTCACGATCCCCGAGATGGGCACCGTCACCGCCGTGCGCCGCCCCTTCGTGGTGCTGACCTCCAACGCCACCCGGGAGCTGTCCGAGGCGGTCAAGCGCCGCTGCCTCTACCTGCACCTGGACTACCCCGACTCCGAGCGCGAGCGCGAGATCGTGCTCTCCCAGGTGCCCGGGCTCCAGGAGGCCGTGGCCGCGCAGCTGGTGGACATGGTCGCGCGGCTGCGTGAGCTGGAGCTGAAGAAGGCGCCCTCGATCGCGGAGTCGATCGACTGGGCGCGCACCCTCATCGCCCTGGAGATCGACGACCTCGACGACGACGCCGTCAACGCCACCCTCGGCGTGGTCCTCAAGCACGTCTCCGACCAGGAGCGCGCCGTCAAGGAGCTGCGGCTGACCCGCCCGGTCCGCACAGCAGGCGCGGCTCGCTGA
- a CDS encoding nucleoside deaminase, with protein MRSALDEARAAVGTGDVPIGAVVVDVDGAVIGRGRNVREAEGDPTGHAEVVALREAARARGEWRLEGCTLVVTLEPCTMCAGAAVLSRVERVVFGAYDDKAGAVGSLWDVVRDRRLNHRPEVVAGVLAAESAALLEEFFRGHR; from the coding sequence ATGCGGTCCGCGCTCGACGAGGCGCGCGCCGCGGTCGGCACCGGTGACGTGCCCATCGGCGCCGTCGTCGTCGACGTGGACGGCGCCGTGATCGGGCGCGGGCGCAACGTGCGTGAGGCCGAGGGCGACCCGACCGGGCACGCCGAGGTGGTGGCGCTGCGCGAGGCCGCCCGCGCCCGTGGCGAGTGGCGGCTCGAGGGCTGCACCCTCGTCGTCACCCTCGAGCCGTGCACGATGTGCGCCGGCGCCGCGGTGCTCAGCCGTGTCGAGCGCGTGGTCTTCGGCGCCTACGACGACAAGGCCGGTGCCGTGGGCAGCCTGTGGGACGTCGTGCGGGACCGCAGGCTCAACCACCGGCCCGAGGTGGTCGCCGGGGTGCTGGCCGCGGAGTCGGCCGCGCTGCTCGAGGAGTTCTTCCGTGGGCACCGCTGA
- a CDS encoding crotonase/enoyl-CoA hydratase family protein, with protein MPTGPGAGEAVRVEVAGPVTTVVLHRPHARNAVDGPTATALVEAFGAFEADDTQRVAVLWGDGGTFCSGADLKVVGTDRGNQVTDDGDGPMGPTRMRLTKPVVAAIEGYAVAGGLELAVWADLRVAAADAVLGVPCRRWGVPLIDGGTVRLPRLIGTSRALDLVLTGREVGAEEAERIGLVNRLVAPGTARAEAEQLAHQLAALPQACLRGDRLSVLEQEGLDEDAALANELRHGRASLAAGALAGAARFAAGAGRHGTPT; from the coding sequence GTGCCGACCGGTCCTGGCGCCGGCGAGGCCGTGCGGGTCGAGGTCGCCGGCCCGGTCACCACCGTCGTGCTGCACCGACCACACGCCCGCAACGCCGTCGACGGTCCCACCGCGACGGCGCTGGTCGAGGCGTTCGGGGCGTTCGAGGCCGATGACACCCAGCGCGTCGCCGTGCTGTGGGGCGACGGCGGCACCTTCTGCTCCGGCGCCGACCTCAAGGTGGTCGGCACCGACCGGGGCAACCAGGTCACCGACGACGGCGACGGACCGATGGGTCCCACCCGGATGCGGCTGACCAAGCCGGTCGTCGCCGCGATCGAGGGGTACGCCGTCGCCGGCGGCCTCGAGCTCGCCGTCTGGGCCGACCTGCGCGTCGCCGCCGCCGACGCCGTCCTCGGGGTGCCCTGCCGACGCTGGGGCGTGCCCCTCATCGACGGCGGCACGGTGCGCCTACCCCGGCTCATCGGCACCAGCAGGGCGCTCGACCTGGTGCTCACCGGCCGCGAGGTCGGCGCCGAGGAGGCCGAACGGATCGGGCTGGTCAACCGGCTGGTCGCGCCCGGCACCGCCCGCGCCGAGGCGGAGCAGCTGGCCCACCAGCTGGCCGCGCTGCCACAGGCGTGCCTGCGCGGCGACCGGCTCTCGGTGCTCGAGCAGGAGGGCCTCGACGAGGACGCTGCCCTGGCGAACGAGCTGCGCCACGGCCGGGCCTCCCTGGCCGCCGGTGCGCTCGCCGGTGCCGCCCGCTTCGCCGCCGGCGCAGGCCGGCACGGCACCCCCACCTAG
- a CDS encoding ABC transporter ATP-binding protein has product MLSAHALTRDFSERRAVDGVDLIVRPGRITGFVGANGAGKTTTMRMLMGVLGATSGEVHWQGRPATVEDRRSFGYMPEERGLYPRMTLVDQLAFFARLHGASARSARARALELLGFFDLGDRADDLLDSLSLGNQQRVQIAAALVHRPTALVLDEPFSGLDPHAVDAMLELLQREAGDVPVLFSSHQLDLVERICDDLVVLAGGRVVSAGTVDELRSQGAESYRVEVAGHDAGWVKGLDGVLVQEIDGPVATLSLAGLPADDLVASLASRGAVLEVARVRPSLSEIFREATR; this is encoded by the coding sequence ATGCTCTCGGCCCACGCACTGACCCGCGACTTCAGTGAGCGGCGCGCCGTCGACGGGGTCGACCTGATCGTCCGTCCCGGCCGCATCACCGGCTTCGTCGGCGCCAACGGCGCCGGCAAGACCACGACGATGCGGATGCTGATGGGGGTGCTGGGCGCCACCTCGGGCGAGGTGCACTGGCAGGGACGACCCGCGACCGTCGAGGACCGGCGCAGCTTCGGCTACATGCCCGAGGAGCGGGGCCTCTACCCCCGGATGACGCTCGTCGACCAGCTCGCCTTCTTCGCCCGCCTGCACGGCGCGTCCGCCCGCTCCGCCCGGGCCCGGGCGCTCGAGCTGCTCGGTTTCTTCGACCTCGGCGACCGCGCCGACGACCTGCTCGACAGCCTGTCGCTGGGCAACCAGCAGCGGGTCCAGATCGCTGCGGCGCTGGTGCACCGCCCGACCGCCCTGGTGCTCGACGAGCCGTTCAGCGGGCTCGACCCGCACGCCGTCGACGCCATGCTCGAGCTGCTCCAGCGCGAGGCCGGCGACGTACCGGTCCTCTTCTCCAGCCACCAGCTCGACCTGGTCGAGCGGATCTGCGACGACCTCGTGGTGCTCGCCGGGGGACGCGTGGTGAGCGCCGGGACGGTCGACGAGCTGCGCTCACAGGGTGCGGAGAGCTATCGCGTCGAGGTGGCCGGCCACGACGCCGGCTGGGTAAAGGGGCTCGACGGCGTCCTGGTGCAGGAGATCGACGGCCCGGTGGCCACCCTGAGCCTCGCCGGGCTGCCGGCCGACGACCTGGTCGCGAGCCTCGCCTCCCGCGGCGCGGTCCTCGAGGTCGCCCGCGTGCGGCCGTCCCTGTCCGAGATCTTCCGGGAGGCCACCCGATGA
- a CDS encoding vWA domain-containing protein codes for MSTPARSGLLDRHIAFLEALRAAGLPVSLAEDLDAVAVLTALPWDDRDVVREGYAAAVVKKHAQRPTFDALFDLYFPRLVGDGATHLAGAPDDADDGATRDGDAEARDAPPGTVRDNAAALADVRERIAEALAAGDEQALARLAAEVVGRFGAMPGRGPGLSSWSAYTALQRVAPGELVDRIVAGLLAEGRGQEEAERGAAQRIGGFTRSVEADARRRIGEEKGADHVAQVALRPSIDRLDFLQMRRTDLEQMRREIYPLARRLATRLTQEHHAQRRGPLDFRRTVRASVSTGGVPLTTHHKPKRPHRSELVVLCDVSGSVANFAQFTLLLVFALREQFTKVRAFTFIDHVHEVTHHFQPGADVVDVMADLAASASHAALWGRTNYGRAIEKFAERHADAIGPRTSLLVLGDARSNYSDLGLETLRDLADQCRHAWWLNPEHRRHWDTGDSAATRYGEVVPMVECRNLNQLSELVHDLL; via the coding sequence ATGAGCACCCCCGCCCGCTCCGGACTCCTCGACCGGCACATCGCCTTCCTCGAGGCGCTGCGCGCGGCCGGGCTCCCGGTCTCCCTGGCTGAGGACCTCGACGCGGTCGCGGTGCTCACCGCACTGCCGTGGGACGACCGCGACGTGGTGCGCGAGGGGTACGCCGCCGCGGTGGTGAAGAAGCACGCCCAGCGGCCCACCTTCGACGCGCTGTTCGACCTCTACTTCCCGCGCCTCGTCGGCGACGGCGCCACCCACCTGGCCGGCGCGCCCGACGACGCCGACGACGGCGCGACGAGGGACGGCGACGCGGAGGCCCGGGACGCTCCCCCCGGGACGGTCCGCGACAACGCCGCGGCGCTCGCGGACGTGCGCGAACGGATCGCCGAGGCCCTGGCCGCCGGCGACGAGCAGGCGCTGGCCCGGCTGGCCGCCGAGGTCGTGGGCCGCTTCGGCGCGATGCCCGGGCGCGGGCCCGGGCTGTCGTCGTGGTCGGCCTACACCGCCTTGCAGCGCGTCGCGCCCGGTGAGCTGGTCGACCGGATCGTGGCCGGTCTGCTCGCCGAGGGCCGCGGCCAGGAGGAGGCCGAGCGGGGTGCGGCCCAGCGCATCGGCGGCTTCACCCGCAGCGTCGAGGCCGACGCCCGGCGCCGCATCGGGGAGGAGAAGGGCGCCGACCACGTGGCCCAGGTCGCGTTGCGCCCCAGCATCGACCGCCTCGACTTCCTGCAGATGCGGCGCACCGACCTCGAGCAGATGCGGCGCGAGATCTACCCGCTGGCGCGGCGGCTCGCGACCCGGCTGACCCAGGAGCACCACGCGCAGCGGCGCGGTCCCCTGGACTTCCGGCGTACCGTGCGCGCCTCGGTCTCGACCGGAGGGGTGCCGCTGACCACCCACCACAAGCCCAAGCGCCCGCACCGCAGCGAGCTCGTGGTGCTCTGCGACGTCTCGGGCAGCGTCGCGAACTTCGCCCAGTTCACGCTGCTGCTGGTCTTCGCGCTGCGCGAGCAGTTCACCAAGGTGCGCGCCTTCACCTTCATCGACCACGTCCACGAGGTCACCCACCACTTCCAGCCCGGCGCCGACGTCGTCGACGTGATGGCCGACCTCGCGGCCAGCGCCTCGCACGCGGCGCTGTGGGGACGCACCAACTACGGGCGCGCCATCGAGAAGTTCGCCGAGCGGCACGCCGACGCCATCGGCCCGCGCACGTCCCTGCTCGTGCTCGGCGACGCCCGGTCGAACTACTCCGACCTGGGTCTGGAGACCCTGCGCGACCTGGCCGACCAGTGCCGGCACGCCTGGTGGCTCAACCCCGAGCACCGACGCCACTGGGACACCGGCGACTCGGCTGCCACCCGGTACGGCGAGGTGGTCCCGATGGTGGAGTGCCGCAACCTCAACCAGCTCTCGGAGCTGGTGCACGACCTGCTCTGA